The following nucleotide sequence is from Strigops habroptila isolate Jane chromosome Z, bStrHab1.2.pri, whole genome shotgun sequence.
GTGTACTTTGTCAGACAATCTTCTTGTGCATTAAGTGGGGTGTTGAGTGCATAAAGGTCTAGCGACATTATTTCTGGAAAGTAAAAGACCATACAAGGTGAAAGTAAATTGCATTGCTATAATTTTATCCAAAGTACTTAATGATGTGAGATAAGAGTGGATGTAAAAGGGACAAGTGTTGCCCTAAATAGCATTagaactgcagctctgtgtAGAGAAGTACACATTTTAAGTTGATAAAAAGGAGTTGTGTTAATTGTATGGCATGCCACACTACACATGAACACCATTAAAAAGTCAGCctttaaatcttaaaacactTCCAGTTCTTACTGCCCTCATTAATAACATCTGTATTCTACATTAATGCTGCTGGCaagaggtgaaagccatccagagtgaaaagaaattagtttcatttttcagtaattatGGGGAAAACTCTTGTTCACTGGCTTTAGTCACCCTCTGAAGTTACTCTAGAGCTGCTGGTTAAAAAGATCCTGATCTATGGCATTTCACTAATGATCAACAGTTTTAGAGATTATATTTTCCAGCAACACAGCCTCTGTTACTGGGACAATTTTTTCCGTCTTGGACACCTGCCATCTTTCAAAAGCCCTGGGAAAGCTTATGAAGGACaagttgggtttggttttgggtttttttctctctctctcccctcgCCCTTTAAACTTAATATCACTGTAGCTTGAGATGCAAACTAATGTTTCcagttttcaaaggaaaaggcCACCCTCCCCCAAGAcagatatttaatatttaagcAATCTATGGCTGAGGGGAAGCAAATAGTTGTTAGTATCACAACTAGGTAAAGAAAGAGACACTGGAGAGTGTGGCAAAAATTAAGTGGAAATGACAGAGCAGCACGCTGAGGTAGCAGCTGTCTCAAAAGTGGGAAGTTCTATATggataaataaaatatcttaatttGTTGTGTGAATTTTCCTGTTATTTCAGATGGGCCTCTTGTTTTATAAGGTTGAATAACAGAAAAGTTTAAGATTAGactatatgaaagaaaaaaaaagttgcttctTGGGTAATGGGTCCATGAAGTACCTGCAGCATGAAGCGTCatgacttaaatatttttagttaagGAATTTAATTAGAtcttgaaatttcttttccacCAAAATACCTTATCTTGCCCCAAAACTGGAACATAGGAGTCTGCAGATATTAAAACTGCAGCAAGATGTTTTACATGAATAGTTTATGCCTTTCTGTCACTTGATCACCTTTGTAATAAAATGTCCTTATTCTTTAAGGCTACGGGCAGGCAGTAGAATGCAAGAGAAGTATATTGGGACAAGCTACATAAGACTTCCCGTAGAACATCAAGATTGTTCTTCTACTGAGTATGAAATCTTGCCTTTGGCACTAAGCTATATTGAATGCTGCAGAagggaatgaaaggaaaaacctTTCTCCAAGCAGGAAGGTAACTTTGAATGCAGAGCTGATATGTGTGGATTTCTACCTCTTCTCCATTTGGTACTTTGATTTAATTTCCCTTTGTCTTGACTGATTGTGCTacaatgctgttatttttttttttcagttctttggaGGAGAACAAAAACTAACACACAAAGCTGGTATTCGTGAAATCTGATCAAATGCTATAAACaccattatttctgttttatggtAAATATCATAAGATGTCACACTGTTATGGTATGGTAGAATGTACAATGTCCTTTTTATTCTAATGCTTGCTTAAAAGTTGTCTTTGATCAAAGTTAATGCTTGTTTTGAGATGGCTTgataaaagcttaaaaaagcCATGCACTGAGCTATTACACATATTTAAGGTAACAACAAGACTTTCATTGCTTGCATCTTGGGGTCCCTTTCTTACTTCAAGAAATAGTCTCTCTGGCACTCACTACACATACCTCTGGATGGACTGTACATCTGTCTTTAATACAGTTAAAGACCTTGATGGGTAGACATGCCCATGTTAGATAGTAGATATGTAGATATGTTGTGAGTTTGAGGCTTTGATTATCCACTTAAGCATTTCAGTAGATCTTTCCTTCTTGCCTGTGCTTTTGTGTGTGGGCTAGTCTTCTGGATTCATGGAGAGAAACAAGTATTGAGAAGGTTTTTAAGTTGAGCTTCATCAGGATGTGTAAGCATAATTTGGAAGATAGCAGATGTATACTTATTTGTAGATATGCAAATATCTGTGCTTAGTAACTACAGATAAGCAGtaggggagagaaaatgaacaaaataggGAATGAACAAAGAAGATTTGGGTGATCTAGTAGACCAGTAGTCTAGTCAGTTCTAAAATGTTACCATGAAGGAGAGAGTCTGAAAGCTTGAACTGGGTCTTGCAGTCTGGCACACTGAtagagggaaggggaaatacTAAGGGAGAGATTCTTATAGAAACTGTAAGATTAATGCAGAGGAGAAACTATGAAAGCCAGGATCATAAGGCGAAAAATGGATGAAGCCCCACAGAGAGCATGTATGATCATagtttggaaatgaaaacttgGCAGTGCTCTTGCCAGAGGCAAGAGGGATGTGGTGGCTTTTACTAGTGTAGGGACACTTGTGGAAGGGCTGTAAAGATATAAGGAGCATGGAAGCCATCAGAGAAGCAAGAATGCCCCTGCTACAGCTTCTGTAGGTGAGAGGAATGCATAAAAAGCAGTTCCACTGCAGGACCAGTCCTGGACCAGCTGCCCAAATGTGCAGGCAGTGTGTTCTGTCATGGCTAGATCCTATAGTGCTTCTTCCAAGACAGTTCTGCCTCTGTCCAGGCCCTCTGAATAGTCATTCCTTTCCTGTTGCCCTGTAGCTGACTTTCTGCTCAGCACAGGTTCTGTGCCCTCCCTGACTTTACATCAATTTTTATTCCCTAATCTTGAGGGACCACTGAATGAGGGATGGCATTTATGGTAAGCTTTAATGTACTTTGGCTACCTGACATGAAATCGACACCTATAGCCACTGTAGCCTACCTTCCTTTGCAGTCAATCCTGTAAAGTAAGCCATGTGGTGTTTTGTGAGGGCATGTGATCTTGCTGGATCAGGGGAATGATGTagaaaaatttttaaatgtcagtgaGAGGCAAAATTCTTCAGGCTTTTAATCTTAGAAGAGTTCTCGCTTGATTTAGTCAAAACCTTCCCAGATGCCGGTTAACAGTGAGACTTGACTCCGAAAACGTGAAGACTTGAGGGCCTGTCTGACTCACAGGGGGGATCGCTATCAGCCTAATGGGACCTTGGTTGAAACTTTAATTACAAGAAGACAGTAAAAAGcactgtttaagaaaaaagaagtcccCTTATCAAATTTTGTTGCTAGTCTAGTCAGGCTAAAAATTCTGCTTAATCTTAATGGTTAGTAAGagttcttcatttctgtgagATTTATAGTGGTGTTAAATAAATTACGAATTATTCAGAGGCAGTATATTAAAGGAGATCTAATCAAGATATCCAGAATATTGTGACATATTTGAATCccataatatttaaaaaaataacatttttgagGGAGTAAAGATACTTTATATACAATTAGAGGCAGTATGATTAATAACCTTGGGCTCAGATTTGACATCTTCCTTTGGGATTTGAGTTTTTCTCTATCTCTGGAACCAAAGAACATGCCTTAATTACCAATCAGTCAGTCAATGAAGGCCGATCTGGAGTATGGGTGTATATACTTGAATTGGCATTAGCATTTCTTCCGCAGACTTGGATTAGTGAGGCTGAGTGTATCTGCAGAGTTTAATTGCTCTCAGGAAGAATGTGAGTCCATGTTATGAGCTTAGATTTTCAAAACTGGCAGACCTGTATGTTTCAAAGCAGATGACGTTTATGCCACATGTTAAACCTGCAAAAGGCAAGTGTTAGTCCAGATGCAGATGTGTTTTAAAAGTGCTGAGAAGATTCAGACCGTTTAAAACCAGACCACTTAGTTGGGCAAGGCAGTGCAGTTTCTCCCCAGTCCTATTTCTTGAGGGATGTTTCAGGAGGGATAGGAGATTTTGGTATGTGAGAAACAAGCACATCAGGTTTGAAACAAATTTGGTTGCAGTTAGTCTGCAAGACTACAATGTAAAATCTGTATCGAAGACAAGTAAAGTGGATAAGATACTTGAGATTTGAACACCTATGGATTGCTACAGAGTCAGTGAGTGGGTAGTGCTTTTAAATAGCAAGCCATGTCAGTGCTTCctttttgctgcagaaacaaaattgaCGAGTCAATGCATTCAAAGTCAGCTGGGTTGGGGAGCTCAGGGATTTGGAAGGTTTACCCCATGTTGCTTTGCTTGTCAGATGTATCTGCAAGGGAACTGATTTCTGAGTTGAAAGTAGGTAATGGGAAAATGTGTTCAAAACTAGTCTTTATTGTAATTCTGGGTACCATGTATTTCTCATAGTTTAGAATGATGAATAGTGGTGAAGTAGCTCcttgtgaaagaggaaaaaataaaacagcattacTGTTTGGGACCTCCCTGGGCAATGCAACCATGCAGAAGGCAACTGAAGGTGCATCTTCTCTGGGAGGAGGCAAGGATTCAACTAAACTCATTTATCACTGAATTAAGTCAATGCAATACTCTAACTTAATAAGAGTACCCAGGTGTCAATGGAAATCAATTGGTTTGGATATCTGTTTCATCAGAGGGTTACCGTTTTCAAGTATGTACCAGCTCTGGTATGAGTCAAATTTGTCTTCGGTGTCTTACTAATCAAAGATGAGAATATGATTTCTGTTATTGACTCTGATGGGCTGTCCTGTCCTGTGTAGTCAGGACTACCTCTGCCTGTTTAGCTTGACTGTAACAAGTGGACTCAAATTGCTGTCATTCTGGTGCTGACAAAActttgtttctcaccatcctcactgtggCCTTGCTAAGGCACGGCTTTAAGAAGCTGCTTTAGTGCTCAGCTGGTGTTACTCCAGGGCAACTGGGGAGTGGTGTTCCTGTTAGGATTGGGAAAAATGTTTAGCTGGGTGTCATGATGCTATTTTGGAACTAGTGgtgcagaaatgaaaacatgttgcGGTTGTGTTTTTAATACAACTTACCGGAATTTCATTGTTCTTGCATttatttgcttctctttcttctttctgtaatCAGATAGATGCAGTTTCATTATGCATTTATCATCCATCTatcttgtgatttttttctaaaattgaTTCTACTTCTGCACATGGTCGTTCTTGAGTGTTTATTAAGCTGTATATTTTTGTCAGATATGGCAGGCTTAGTGTTTTATTCTAAACAGTTAATTTTGAAACTCCCTCTGAAAGAGCTCCAAGGTAAAATGTTTTTGATCATTACCAGCTGCTGTGTGCTTCTTAGACTGTAATGTAAACCTGACGTTCAATTTTGGTGTGATGATCTAATGAAGTTCTCAGAATCATTTTGGctgataaaaaataaactccctccctctttttttttttttttatgaacatGGATTAATTGTCAGACTCATAACCCATTCTGTGTTATATATGCAACATTTTCCACACTGCTTGAAATGGTCACTGTATGCCTGATTTATATAGACAATATCACCTTGATGAGTACACAGTGTGTCACTTGAGCAGGATTCATGTCTGTATGGATTTCAGTGGAGAAATATAGTGTGAGACTACATAAATATTGTAGCCACTTACTCTATCACATTGTTTTATTGGTGAGATTACCTGTGCCGTAGTGACTATGGCTTTTCTGGGGGTagtgtagaaaaaaacccaaacaaaaacaactgaTTAAAAAAGGAGATATTGGTGGGGGAAGGAAATCAGGCTAAACCCATTTCTGTCATATATTGCTATAGGTGGATTAAATGAATTTAAGAtcagtaaataaaatgcaatgaaaCCACTAAAATCATATAATTCTTGAATTTTCCTCCACACCAGCGATGGGGAAAGATAAGCGGAGCAGTTCTAGGGGATGAGACCCAAAACAGTCAGATGATGGATAAATAGTAGGCCAAATCTCCCGGGTACTAACCCTAAGCATTAGCATACCTGATTACCACCAGGTGTAGGAGTGTTGTGAATGAATACTGTAGAAAGAGGTTAGCTATTTGACACTTCATGGAAATGGACAGCTAAAACTGTGCCCTGTGGTCTTCAGTCTGTGTATCTACATATAGGCTGGCATGACCTTCATGTGACTTCTCTGACTACATCATGGTTCCCAGAAAGGGTTATGCTGATTGGATGCACacttaaaacaaatataaaataactttttcttgtGATCATAATGTACATTAGTCTGTATCTATAAATTTGAAGGTGAACTGTAGCCTGGAGCCTTTATTTCTTAGGAAAGAAGACACCTCCACTAGTGTTTAGTGGATTAGGATAGTGCCAGTTGCCTTAGGCCATTGCCTCCCATGCTATTCCTCCCTGTTGCTTGAATGTAATCTTAACACCTTTTGCAGCTGGTGACATTACTTATGTTTGGATATATTGAGAGGAAATTTCCTGTATtaagtgaaaataaatctgGACAGGAATCCCAGATTGGGAAAATAACTGTGGAAAAGTTGGCTTGTGAAaacctctttcatttttcataactTGACAGCATAATTTTAAGCTCCAGGAAAAAATGATGACACTGCTAAGAAAGATCACTGATAGAGAATCCTATAGAGCTGAATGTGAAACATAGGGCCAGCACTGGAGTAATAGCTGAATTTGAACAAAGAATTCAAGTCTCATACAAGGTAGGTACATAATGGAAAACTTGACCTCTGCTGCAATTCTCTTGAAGTCTTCAGTTAAAAAAGAGTTGGTGGCAAAAATGGCAATGGATGGCAGAATTTGAAAGAGCTTTTTCATGCAACTGGATAAAAATCACTGTGGCACAAACTGCATGGAGTATGACACTTTAAAGACTTGCCCACGTAGAAGGTGTTATGTACATATATGTTATGTATGCTCCTTGCTACATGCAAGTTAGTTGCTATTGAGATGTGCGTATGCATTGGGctaaagtgttatttttaaactaaatatttgGAGTTCTTCATTAAACGGgaccagaaaatatttttacaaggCTGAATGTTTCTTCTAGACTAGTCATAAAGCAAACATTCTTATTCTCTAGCATGAGTCAAACCTAACTGTATCAATTGCTTTATAATACAGTAACCAAATAGCTTGGTGGCAGTGAGAAAGACTTAATCACATCTGTCTTCCCATTCTGTGTCAGTACGTTTTACACTGTCTTGCCCTTACTGTTTGGGTGATGCATTATGTATAACATAGTCACAGATTTCAGGATTAAATTGAAGCGTGAGTGCCTACCATACTTAAAACTTGAATCCACTGTGAGTCTAACTGCATGTTTAATTCTCACCTCCATTTGAATGGATAGTCTGAGAAATTATGGCAAAAGTGACTTATCAGTAGTAGATACTAGTTGTTACTGGTATGTAAAGTCTCACTGTCTTGTACTTCAGTGCATTCTTACAGCAGTATCATGCTGGAAGCCATTAGAGATGTTTGTTTACAGGCTTGTCTGCTAGGTTCCCTTGATGAAAGCTAAGAAAATTGCTGGTCCTTCTTAACCAGAAGCTGTTGTCTTGGGATGAAAATTAGTTACATGTGTCTTGCCACATGGAGCTTGTGACACTTCCCAAGTCATTGTTCAAGAGTGCGCAGGTGCATACTGAGGGTTTGAAGTCACCACAAATAACACTGCCAACCTGAAAATAATCCCTTGAAGTAATATCAGCTCAAACAGGCTGTGCTCTGTCATTGTGTTGTGCTCTGAAAACAAACTACTGCTGCATGCAGATGCTGTTGTTGTGGTATCACTGAAATTGAAACGAACAGATGAGGCTGAGATTTGTACAGTcatgtttctcttccagttGATTGGCTGGACTATGCCCAGCTATCTGTGTGATTTCTTGTTGGGGGTTGAAAAAGAATATCTGCCTACTCAGTGATTTAAAGCAGCTTGTGTCAGTAACAAAGCAATCATAATtaagcaaaacaacaacaaaaaaggaaccccttttcagtttttatctGGTAATTCCAGGTAATGTACTTTTTGATTTGGCCTGAGTAATTAATTTGTATTATTgtacaaagaaacaaagtaatAAAAGCCAAATTAATGCAACTAGCCAGTATTAAGTATGTTCAGGTATTTAGGATACTTCTGTCTTCCTTGAGGTACTCTAAAACAGATGGTACTGTGCCATATGCAGCTTGTCATAAACATGTAAACCGCATATTTACAGTCTCTGTTTAAAGAGTGCTTGTTACCccagacaaaataaaaccctgcCAAAGTCTTCATCTtcatttgtcattaaaaatgttattccCCTGTCATTAGCTTTTACTGGAATAGTAATGGTTTTTAATTGACAATAGATTTGGGATGTGCGGAGGAGGGTGGGGGGAGTAGTGGTAGGGAAAGCACTAGTTTTATACAATCAGAAGTGCAATTTTGCTGGTGTATTTTTTCTACTCATACAGTGAACACTTTACTGATGTGTAGCTGTCCAACAAAGTCTTTCAGATATAAACATGACCTTTCAGCTATAAACATGGCTCTATCAGTTTATGTGTATATGTAGATTaagatgaaacaaaactgaagtgagggagaaggaggaaggagaaagtcAGGTCTTTGATATGAATCCAGCTATAGGAGTAAGTACTTTAATCTTTCCCTTAGACCTCTCTCAAGCTAGCAGAAGTCTGAACACAAATGATATCCAGCTTTGCTCTGGTTGCTAACAGAGCTATCCTAGGAGTTGGCATGGTCTCTTCTGCTGCGATGGTGCTGTAATAAGGTGAATTGGGTTTCTTGTCGCAGTGGAAGTTCACCTGCTGGCTGAAAGAGTTCAGTGCtaacctgcagcagcagtgatagCACCCTGTGCTTTGGTACACTGACCTGCTCACAAGGTCAGATCCTGAAAAAGAACCTGTGGATGCTCTGATATCTATTATATTCTTTCCTTGTGTTGGCAACTCATGATTTCCATGCCTACAGGCAAACCAATTGGAGTACAGTCACTTCTTAGAGATCTTAATATCATTGAGGTATGCTATTCCTTAGCACTTGAGTTCCTAATGGTGGTCTTGACTGTCCCTCCACAACCCTCAGCAAATACCACCACTGTCAGAATCAATGTTCTTTATCTGCACTAGGAAGTGTTGGGTGAGTTTATCTGCCATGCTTACCTGTTGGCGGAGCAGCCCAGGTGAATAGCCTGGCTGCCGGCCTGAGCTGCCCCAGCAGAATACAAAGGCATGCGGGCAGATCAACGAGTATCTGGGGTAGGTGGttagctgcagcagcaaggtAGCAATGGGGAGCTTGGGCAGACCAGGAATGGCAACTGGTTTCATGGAACAATCTAAGTTCCACATTACCTTTCTAATGCAAACAGGTTTTTTCTgagcaaaaaaatgaaaatctgatgTCACACATGAAGCATAAAGTATTTGTCAGTAAAGCTTTCAATACAAAGaattttgaaacaatttttcCTGATGTGAAACTGCTTGAAACAAGTGTTTCTTCTTAGGTGTTTGTACATTTGTACAGAACCAGTTGTGGTGGAATTCTTGGTTGTGAGATACAAACTCTGTGGAGTTCAAGTTCAGCTTTGGAGTAGAGTTTGAGTCTTGTTCCAGTATGGCCAATTTAAATGTTATAATTTCCAGTGGTTAAATGGCACATAAACAAGGGTACTGTGTCCAGAATTAGATTGAAGATTTATAAAACCAGTGGAAGGTCAAATACTTGATTCTCACAAGAGAATTCCGCtagatatgaaagaaaacactctCATAAGTATAGAAATCAACAACTGAATGAACCACCTGGAATATTTTTTGCATGTTAAATCAGATCTAATTGTTACTGCAATAAACACGTGCAAATTGTTTGAAGCAATGAAAAGAACTAGCCTGTTGGGCAGGAAGTTGCATTTATTCTTGCTTGTTGTTATGAAGGAAAGATTTGATATTCCTGGTGACTATGAAGATTAAACCAGAGATCTCTGTTAATGCAAAGGATTAAAAGAATCTTAATAACATTTATAAAGATGCAAATGTTCGcctgcattttgtctttttgcagATGAATGTGCCATGAGGGAAATACTGAAGGGGGAGAATGTGTCCTCACTTTGAATTGCAACATCTGGTTTAATACTGCACTCACATGGTCATTAAGTATTAGTTGTTTTCACCAGTGTGGTTTGGAACAGTGTAAGTGTGATAGACTTTTTCTCCCTAACAAACTTTGAATATCAGGAAATAGCAGTTTACCACCAGCTCCAAATAACTGGTGCCTGTTTAGGGCATTGCTTTGTGTGTTGCAGATTTTAATGAACTGTAAATACTACCCAgtgtatatattttctttttttttccttgctactCTGTCACTTTCAGACTGATTTTCTAAAGAGTAAAGAGCATGAAATACTGACTCCACTGTAGAATTGTCAGCTATGTTTCCCCAGTTTCAAACCATCCTCCCAGTGTAAACACAGGCCGCACCAGCATGGAAAATTATGTGCTTTATTTGGGAACCCTGACACattatacatatatgtacatacatttCATATGGAGAAATCATCGAAAAAATATGATTTGAAAAAGGAGGCAATTAAGGTGAAGGTGTAAACATCACTAGCCATTGGGTTTTTCTTGCTCTTCAACCGATTGTTTACTAACAGACAAGTATATAGAAACAGAAGCCACCTGGATTTGTTATGCAATTCAACTGATATGACTGTGGAAATGTCCCAGCTCTCAAATCAATATAAATCTTCAAAAGGTTTTGAGTAGTTAAACATCAAGTAATCCATATAGTAAAAGTCGTAGCTTTGTTGACGTTGAGAAGGAGAAAGCTgtgcaaaatactgttttgtaaTTTTAGTGGTAGTTCTTTCTTCATTGGAGTGCCTATCTTTAAACTTGGGGAAAGTTAAATTTTGTGGTGCACCAATTAAGTGCAAGAAGAAGTTTGCATCTTCTTCCATACTTTCAAACTTCCCAACAAAGTCGTAGTCTATTAAACATGGGCTGCAAAGCCTGTTGACATGGTCCCAGTGGATATCCATACCCACTGGCCTATGTACATCCAGGAGATATTGAATGAACTCTTTAAATGTGACTCCAGCACCTGTCCGTAATGCTTCTTTGGTGGCGTTGACACGGTATCTGGAAATGATAGCTTTTCCAAAAACCGGATGGTAGTAGTTGTTTGGGTGTTCGAACTTGTCCCGAAATGCAGATACCAGCTTTTCAAAAGGCTCACGaataaaaagcatctttgtGTAAGTGTTGAGCCGATGATAAATTCCTTTGTGATCAAACCCATCCAGTCTTTTTAAATAGTTTCCGTAGTGCACTGTGTTGTGCTGTATATCTTTTGTGGAAGAAGCTAGCCCATTGAGAACCATGAGCACCCGTTTCCAGTTGGAGCAGCCTGCTTTTGGAACTTCACAGTATAGAACTCTATATTTATCTTCTACAAATATTCTAGAAACATGGTAAGGAGTGATTATTCTTCTATTATTACTTTTGTACTTAGAACAAGTTTCTCTCATAATCcgctttctttctctttggatCTGATagagatttttccatttgttgttgtttctatCCTCAGATTTAAGAGTGGGCAAGTTGAGAATGGAGCTGTTTATGGAAATCAGAATTGGGctctttttaattataaatctCCTCCTTCGTTTATGGAGCCTgatggaattattttcttcactgttctGTTGATCTTTCATAGCAAACATTATGCTGCTTTGCCTTCTGTCTGTGCTTTGAAGCTTAGTGGGCATGTTTTCAGATAGGTGTAATGAATCGCTCTGCTTTATTGTTGCTACACTGTCTACGgtaatttttcttaaacttctaTCCTGGTTGTTGCTAGAAATACAGTCCTGATGGGGAAAAATAGATGAAAGATGTTAGTAAATGAGAAGGTGTTTGTCACTGTTAACAGCTTGTGCAACTTAATGTGGATCTTTCATACACTCTGAGCTCAGCAGAATTGTATAACAAAAGGCATTGCCGCAAGTCCTCCATGCTGGGCCTTCGCTGTGGTATGGACTGTTGTCAGCTTGTTCTGTGCTGACAGGGAAGTCAAAGGCTGAGATGAACCTGAACTGGTAAATTCCGGTTCAGATCTGAATGGGAAGTTGTGCACAGAGCGAAACCTGAAGGGAAGGTTTATAATGTTTGTAAAGTGGAGTGAAGATGTAGAGGGAGCAAGAGTGGGAagagggaagcagaagggaCTGAAGTAGAACATGAAGGATTCGCAGAGAAGTGGGTTTCATGAGAACAGCATGAGTAAGGACGCCAAATGGAGGCTTGAGTGAGGTAAGCCTTGGACCAAAGCGATTGAGACTTGATGAGAAGCAGTAAGGGGTGGGAATGAATCTGTGGCTGGGATTAGGCAACCGAAAACAGAGTAAGCAACACGGTTCTATGGACAGTGGTTTTCTGGGACCTGCTTCTTTTCACTAGGTGGATCTCACTGGTTAATATTACTTCTGGCATATAGGCCAGATGTGCTCCATTACTTCGGCCTTCTCAAAGCAGCTGAATTAAATCCCTGTCTACAAGTTTATGCCTCTAAGACTAAAATTAGGTTCTGGACACTGTTTAACTACATGTCATCTCTGTTTCAAGAGCTCACCTGGGAGCTGAGTGGGAGCTGAGTGGCGGACATTACGGTGGagatctgttacagaccgccttatcaagaggactctgtggatgaagcgctctacagacaaataggagcagcctcacgctcgcaggcccttgtcctcatgggggacttcaactatcctgatatctgtt
It contains:
- the CHST8 gene encoding carbohydrate sulfotransferase 8 isoform X3, which codes for MGFQPPRKDCISSNNQDRSLRKITVDSVATIKQSDSLHLSENMPTKLQSTDRRQSSIMFAMKDQQNSEENNSIRLHKRRRRFIIKKSPILISINSSILNLPTLKSEDRNNNKWKNLYQIQRERKRIMRETCSKYKSNNRRIITPYHVSRIFVEDKYRVLYCEVPKAGCSNWKRVLMVLNGLASSTKDIQHNTVHYGNYLKRLDGFDHKGIYHRLNTYTKMLFIREPFEKLVSAFRDKFEHPNNYYHPVFGKAIISRYRVNATKEALRTGAGVTFKEFIQYLLDVHRPVGMDIHWDHVNRLCSPCLIDYDFVGKFESMEEDANFFLHLIGAPQNLTFPKFKDRHSNEERTTTKITKQYFAQLSPSQRQQSYDFYYMDYLMFNYSKPFEDLY
- the CHST8 gene encoding carbohydrate sulfotransferase 8 isoform X1, whose amino-acid sequence is MQVSQVPLWNWHERFSEEYTLKNFTSVQTNQMHKQLWDGIQGHAIMNFLRINGISMSCIAEGIKYNMGFQPPRKDCISSNNQDRSLRKITVDSVATIKQSDSLHLSENMPTKLQSTDRRQSSIMFAMKDQQNSEENNSIRLHKRRRRFIIKKSPILISINSSILNLPTLKSEDRNNNKWKNLYQIQRERKRIMRETCSKYKSNNRRIITPYHVSRIFVEDKYRVLYCEVPKAGCSNWKRVLMVLNGLASSTKDIQHNTVHYGNYLKRLDGFDHKGIYHRLNTYTKMLFIREPFEKLVSAFRDKFEHPNNYYHPVFGKAIISRYRVNATKEALRTGAGVTFKEFIQYLLDVHRPVGMDIHWDHVNRLCSPCLIDYDFVGKFESMEEDANFFLHLIGAPQNLTFPKFKDRHSNEERTTTKITKQYFAQLSPSQRQQSYDFYYMDYLMFNYSKPFEDLY
- the CHST8 gene encoding carbohydrate sulfotransferase 8 isoform X2 — translated: MRLTCMFSFILLFGAAGLVVFIHLQDPEEIVHQQTPGIKYNMGFQPPRKDCISSNNQDRSLRKITVDSVATIKQSDSLHLSENMPTKLQSTDRRQSSIMFAMKDQQNSEENNSIRLHKRRRRFIIKKSPILISINSSILNLPTLKSEDRNNNKWKNLYQIQRERKRIMRETCSKYKSNNRRIITPYHVSRIFVEDKYRVLYCEVPKAGCSNWKRVLMVLNGLASSTKDIQHNTVHYGNYLKRLDGFDHKGIYHRLNTYTKMLFIREPFEKLVSAFRDKFEHPNNYYHPVFGKAIISRYRVNATKEALRTGAGVTFKEFIQYLLDVHRPVGMDIHWDHVNRLCSPCLIDYDFVGKFESMEEDANFFLHLIGAPQNLTFPKFKDRHSNEERTTTKITKQYFAQLSPSQRQQSYDFYYMDYLMFNYSKPFEDLY